The Cellulomonas sp. S1-8 genomic sequence GGTTCCGGCGCGGACGTCGTCCTCAACGGCATCACCGGGTCCGTCGGCCTGCTGCCGACGCTCGCGGCGCTGCGCGCGGGGAGCACGCTCGCCCTGGCCAACAAGGAGTCCCTCGTCGTGGGCGGTGCGCTCGTGCACGCCGCCGCGGTCCGGGCCGAGCAGATCGTGCCGGTCGACTCCGAGCACTCCGCGATCGCGCAGGCGCTGCGCTCGGGGACCCCCCGCGAGGTGCGTCGACTCGTGCTGACGGCGTCGGGCGGCCCGTTCCGCGGCTGGACGGCCGAGCAGGTCGCGACCGCCACGCCCCAGCAGGCGCTCGCGCACCCGACGTGGTCGATGGGTCCGGTCGTCACCGTGAACTCGGCGAGCCTGATGAACAAGGGCCTGGAGCTCATCGAGGCCCACCTGCTGTTCGACGTCCCCGTCGACGACATCACGGTCGTCGTGCACCCGCAGTCGGTCGTGCACTCCATGGTCGAGTTCGCGGACGGCTCGACGATCGCGCAGGCCTCGCCGCCCGACATGCGGCTGCCCATCGCGCTGGGGCTGGCGTGGCCCGAGCGGGTGCCCGGCGCGGCGCACCCGTGCGACTGGTCGACGGCCACGTCCTGGACGTTCGAGCCCCTCGCGGAGGACGTGTTCCCGGCGGTCGGTCTGGCACGGTCGGCGGTCGCGGCGTCCGCGACGCACCCGGCCGTGTACAACGCCGCGAACGAGGAGGGCGTCGCCGCGTTCCTGGCGGGCCGGATCGGGTTCGGCCATGTCGTGGCGACGGTCGCGCGAGTGCTCGGCGAGCACGACGGGACGCCCCGGGACGCACTGACGCTCGACGCCGTGCTCGACGCCGAGCGGTGGGCGCGCGCCCGCGCGCGCGAGGTGCTCGCGGCCGGCTGACCTGCGTCCGCGTCGACCCGGCGGCCGACCCGCGTCAGCGGCAGCCCCGCGTCAGCGGCCGAGCAGCGGCGCCAGACCCTCGGCCAGCCGGCTGCTGCGGCCCGTCCGCCGCTCGACGCGGTCGGACCACGCCGTCGCCCACCGGGCGGCGGTGATCCCTGCCCAGCGCAGCGGCTCGGGCTCCCAGTCCGGTGACCGGTGGCCGACCCAGGGCAGCCGCGTCAGCGGTGTGTCCGCGCCCGTGACCAGGTCGGCCAGGGTGCGCCCGGCGAGGTTGGCGGCGCCGACCCCGTCGCCGACGTAGCCGCCGGCCCAGCCGATCCCCGTGCCCTGGTCGAGCCCGACCGACGCGTGCCAGTCGCGGGGGACGCCCAGCGGCCCGCCCCAGGCGTGCGTGACCTCGTGGTCCGCCACGGGGGGCAGCAGGTCGACGAGCGTGCGTCGCAGGTGCTCGTGCACCCGCGGGACGCGGTCGTAGGACGCGTCGACGCGGGACCCGGCGTGGTACGGCGCGCCCCGGCCTCCGAAGGCGATGCGGTCGTCGGCCGTGCGCTGGCCGTAGACGACCAGGTGCCTCGCGTCGGTGAACGTCTCGCCCCGCTCCAGGCCGATCTGCGCCCACACCGACGCCGGCAGCGGCTCCGTCGCGATCATCAGCGAGTACACGGGGGCGATGGCCCGGTGCGAGTCGGGCAGGGTCGCGGTCCACGCCTCGGTGGCGCGCACGACCCACCGGCAGCGCGCGGTCCCGTGGTCGGTCACGACGGCCCGTGGGGAGATCCGCACCGCACGGGTGCCCTCGGCGATGCGCGCACCGCGCTGCTCGACGACCCGCGCAAGCCCGCGCGCGAGCCGGGCCGGCTGGACGCGCGCGCAGTCGGGCGTCCACGAGCCGGCGAGCACGCCGGAAGCGCGAACGTGTTCCGCGACGCCGTCGGGGTCGAGCAGGTGCGCCTCGTCGCCCCAGCGACCCGCCTCGGCGACGTCCGCCGCGAGCCGGTCCACCTGCGGGGACGTGCGCGCCAGCGAGACGGTCCCGCCGAACCGGAAGTCGCAGTCGATCTGCTCCGCGGCGGTCACGCCGCCGATCTCGACGACGGTGTCGCGCAGGGCCGCGCGCATCGCGTGCGCGGCGTCCGGCCCGTGCCGGCGGGCGAGGGCGTCGGGCCCGACCGGGAACAGCGCCGAGCACCATCCGCCGTTGCGGCCGCTCGCGCCGTACCCCGCGACGTGGGCGTCGACGACGAGCACGTCGAGCGAGGGGTCTGCCTCGAGCAGGTAGTACGCGGTCCACAGGCCGGTGTAGCCCGCGCCGACGACGACCACGTCGGCCGTCGTGTCGCCGTCGAGCGGGGGCCGCGGCCGGGCCTCGTCGGGGTCGTCGGCGACGACCTGGTCCCACCACAGCGAGGCCGCGTCGTCCCTCACAGGCGCGCCCACGCCTCGGTCAGGACGCCCCGCAGGATCTGCTCGATCTCGTTGAACTCCGCCGGGCCGCACGTCAGGGGCGGCGCCAGCTGCACGACCGGGTCCCCGCGGTCGTCGGCCCGGCAGTACAGGCCGGCCTCGTAGAGCGCCGGCGTCAGGAACCCGCGGAGCAGCCGCTCGGACTCGTCGTCGTCGAACGTCGTGCGCGTCGCGGTGTCCTTGACCAGCTCGATGCCGTAGAAGAAGCCCTCCCCGCGGACGTCGCCGACGATCGGCAGGTCGAGCAGGCGTTCCAGCGTGCGGCGCAGCACCGGGGCGTTCTCGTGCACGTGCGCGACGACGCCCTCGGACTCGAACAGGTCGAGGTTCGCCATCGCGACGGCGGCCGACACCGGGTGCCCCCCGAAGGTGTAGCCGTGCGCGAAGCTCGTGGCGCCCGTCGCGAACGGCTCGTACACGCGGTCGGACACCAGGCACGCGCCGATGGGGGAGTAGCCGGACGTCATCCCCTTGGCGCACGTGATCATGTCCGGGACGTAGCCCAGGTCCTCGCAGGCGAAGATCGAGCCGATGCGCCCGAACGCGCAGATCACCTCGTCGGACACGAGGAGCACGTCGTGCTCGTCGCAGATCTCCCGCACGCGCTCGAAGTACCCGGGCGGCGGCGGGAAGCAGCCGCCGGCGTTCTGCACCGGCTCGAGGAAGACCGCGGCCACCGTGTCGGGCCCCTCGAACTCGATGGCCTCGGCGATGCGGTCGGCGGCCCAGAGCCCGAACGCCTTCGGGTCGTCGCGCAGGTGCTCCGGCGCGCGGTACGCGTTGGTGTTGGGCACCTTGTGCGCGCCGGGGACCAGGGGCTCGAACGGCGCCTTGAGCTCCGGCAGGCCGGTGATGGACAGTGCGCCCTGCGTCGTGCCGTGGTACGCGACGGCCCGCGAGATCACCTTGTGCTTGCCGTGGCGTCCCCGGAGCTTCCAGTACTGCTTGGCGAGCTTCCACGCCGTCTCGACGGCCTCACCGCCGCCCGTCGTGAAGAAGACCCGGTTGATGTCGCCCGGCGCGTGCGCGGCGAGCC encodes the following:
- the dxr gene encoding 1-deoxy-D-xylulose-5-phosphate reductoisomerase, which gives rise to MSRSVTVLGSTGSIGTQALDIVAAHRDRFTVVGLSAGGAHVDLLIEQARTHAVPVVAVADPGVAAVLRDALPGTRVLAGPDAAAELAGSGADVVLNGITGSVGLLPTLAALRAGSTLALANKESLVVGGALVHAAAVRAEQIVPVDSEHSAIAQALRSGTPREVRRLVLTASGGPFRGWTAEQVATATPQQALAHPTWSMGPVVTVNSASLMNKGLELIEAHLLFDVPVDDITVVVHPQSVVHSMVEFADGSTIAQASPPDMRLPIALGLAWPERVPGAAHPCDWSTATSWTFEPLAEDVFPAVGLARSAVAASATHPAVYNAANEEGVAAFLAGRIGFGHVVATVARVLGEHDGTPRDALTLDAVLDAERWARARAREVLAAG
- a CDS encoding NAD(P)/FAD-dependent oxidoreductase: MRDDAASLWWDQVVADDPDEARPRPPLDGDTTADVVVVGAGYTGLWTAYYLLEADPSLDVLVVDAHVAGYGASGRNGGWCSALFPVGPDALARRHGPDAAHAMRAALRDTVVEIGGVTAAEQIDCDFRFGGTVSLARTSPQVDRLAADVAEAGRWGDEAHLLDPDGVAEHVRASGVLAGSWTPDCARVQPARLARGLARVVEQRGARIAEGTRAVRISPRAVVTDHGTARCRWVVRATEAWTATLPDSHRAIAPVYSLMIATEPLPASVWAQIGLERGETFTDARHLVVYGQRTADDRIAFGGRGAPYHAGSRVDASYDRVPRVHEHLRRTLVDLLPPVADHEVTHAWGGPLGVPRDWHASVGLDQGTGIGWAGGYVGDGVGAANLAGRTLADLVTGADTPLTRLPWVGHRSPDWEPEPLRWAGITAARWATAWSDRVERRTGRSSRLAEGLAPLLGR
- a CDS encoding aspartate aminotransferase family protein; this encodes MRTTPRGTDRQTAARDHLWGHFTRQSAWEHGVPTIVRGEGHHIWDADGRRLIDGLSGLFVVQLGHGREELAAAAAAQARELAFFPLWSYAHPQAIDLAERLAAHAPGDINRVFFTTGGGEAVETAWKLAKQYWKLRGRHGKHKVISRAVAYHGTTQGALSITGLPELKAPFEPLVPGAHKVPNTNAYRAPEHLRDDPKAFGLWAADRIAEAIEFEGPDTVAAVFLEPVQNAGGCFPPPPGYFERVREICDEHDVLLVSDEVICAFGRIGSIFACEDLGYVPDMITCAKGMTSGYSPIGACLVSDRVYEPFATGATSFAHGYTFGGHPVSAAVAMANLDLFESEGVVAHVHENAPVLRRTLERLLDLPIVGDVRGEGFFYGIELVKDTATRTTFDDDESERLLRGFLTPALYEAGLYCRADDRGDPVVQLAPPLTCGPAEFNEIEQILRGVLTEAWARL